The Dryobates pubescens isolate bDryPub1 chromosome 6, bDryPub1.pri, whole genome shotgun sequence genomic interval GCAGAGATGCAGGCAAGCAGAGATCCAGCATCTGACCTGAGATAAGGCACACCAGAATCAAAACTCTCATCCCACTAATACCTCTAAGACCATAAAAGCTGTAATTCAAATTTTGCCTCCCTGCAAATCAGAAAGTACTCAGCACCCTACAGAGCCTGTGGTCTTCCAGAGTCCCACTAATGCCCCAGCACCAAAATGTTCTTGCTGTCTGAATCCTCCCCAGAAATGAAGTCCATATTTAAGTGTATGTAAATCTTTGCACGCCTGGACCCTGCTGGCTAACAAACCCCCGCTTTCCACATATAGACTGCATGGTGTAGCTCCCTTTGAAGGACAGCAAATTGAGGAAAACTTGACCGTTAATTGAGGTATtatttgttgtgggtttgtggCCTTGCCTCATGATGTGCTGTGAACGAACACGGTTCTCAGTCACGCTTCTATAATCCAGCATtattaaaatgagaaaaaacagACAgctacaggagaaaaaaattgaAGGTAATGAGATGGGAGGCAGTTGCATAAGCCCGTAAAAAACAATTGGTGCTTTGTAGCCTTCAGGCTACCTAATGATTAAAACACTATTTTAGAAAGTCTGATGGGTAGGAGGCATCATCAGAAAGAAATCAAGAGATGGGGATGACCTGGATGCCAGAGGGGTAAAATGTTAATTAGCACTCTAGTTAAGCTGAATTTTGATCCCACCCCTGTTGCAGTCCAGCTGCTGAGTGTTTTACCACTAACTTACAGAGATATAAAACCAGACTGGCAGTGATGAGGATGGcgtttgcagaatcacagagatgAAGCTTGTCTGTGTAACTAGGTGGAAGAGTCTGGGTGCAGGTGTAGCTTTTCTAGAATAATTGCTTTCATCCCAGAGAGGCAACAAACAACTGCACTGTGGTGCCTGTCTACAGCTACATATGAAAAGAGCCCTCCCTCAGTCTGAACATACCAAGTGAAATCATTATCCCCAATGTTAGCTCCAGCCCAGAACGAAGTTGCCTAACAATTATCATTTAAAAGTACAGAGTTGCCAGGACTGTCATCAACAGATCcttgaaaaaaccccacaatgtCCTTTGCCCCAGGCACACCCTGGGCATCACGTGTTTAGTGAACTGATGGGGTGCTCTCTCCCCTCTGACCGGCATTAACACCATATGTGAAGAGCTGTTCCTATTACATTTACTATACCAATTAAGCCCACAAAAGTGTAACCAAGGAAACCTTGAAGTCTGCGCTCTGCAGGTGGCCAGACACAAAATCCAAGGGTCACATCTGGTTTTACAAACTCTTACCACTGCTGGGCTGTGAATAAAGTGGGCCAAGCCTATGTTGTGGCTTTGAGGCCatggaacatgagccagcttGCTCCTGTGTGGTTGACATCTTCTCCCTTGCCCTCAAACTCAATACTTGCAGACTGACCTCTGGAGACAGTTTCATGCCTATTTGTTCCCAGCCAGGCTTGGATATTGTATGGGACAAAATCATGCCATGGAACATATTTACCAAAGAGCAGGACATAACAGCCCCCAGCTTGTCCTTGTTAAAGGCTTTTTGGTAGAGCTTGTGCAGCAGGACAAGTCACTTCACAAGAAGCACAAGCTGTCAGAAAAgactaaaaatattttctgtgtttgtgtgtctCTTCTCAGATTGCAAGATTGATTTGTCCTTTTTGATTGATGGCAGCTGGAGCATTGGTAAACGCCGCTTTCAGCTCCAGAAGCAGTTCCTCAGCAACATAGTACAGGCCCTCGGCATTGGCAGCGTTGGTCCTCTGATGGGCGTTGTTCAGTATGGGTAAGAGCTTCTCGTGCAGCTTGCTCCCATTGCCTAGGGGCACGACTGCACACTCTGGCAGCTGTAGCTCTGTAGCTGACATGTGCTAAAGGTCTCCAGATAGCAgtcaggagccaggcagcacagaccAGTCATACAGCTTTCGCATTGTTGCATGTGAAACAAGCTAACAATTGctctcatttcttctttttagcAATGACCCTTCCACAGAATTTAACTTACAAACTTATACCAACTCCAAGGACCTAAGAGATGCCATTGAGAAAATCCCACAAAAAGGTGGACTTTCCAATGTTGGTAGGTAATGGGGCTGCTTGCATGTCCTCAGCTaagagagggctccagaacCTAGGTTGTACCAAGGCTGTACCAAGCCCACACCTCCTCACCAGGTATGGAGGCTGTGACTGAATGCTGCTCCAGCACTAAGGCAGGGCCAGATAGAgtactgctcctgctgtggcctGCCTGTGTTGGTCCACTGTGCTGTAGCTCTGTTGCGAGTGGACAGGATCTACCATTCTCCTTGTGGGCAGCTCCTACTGGCATTGATGGGGATTCTTGCTAACCCAGCTTGTCACCCCTAGCTGCcgtggggcagagggagggactGGATGTAgttcagcacagcagggctcaagCAGGCACTTGGCACTACAAGTGGCAACTTCCTCTACTGCACACACTCCAAACACTTGAATCAACCCACTGTCTGCCGTTCCATGAGATTATCATGCAAATTACTTCCAGACCTGTAACTCATTCTCATCTTCTGATTCCAGGGAAGGCACTTTCATTTGTTAACAAAAACTTCTTTTTGGATGCTAATGGAAATAGACGTGGAGCACCCAATGTCGTGGTAGTGATGGTGGATGGTTGGCCAACTGACAGAGTGGAGGAGGcctccaggctggccagagaatCAGGCATCAACATTTTTTTTGTCACTAttgaagcagctgctgaaagtGAGAAGCAGAATGTTATTGAACCAAAGTTTGTGGACAAGGTATTTACCAGCCCAGACTCTGACTAAACTTCCCAAGCTATTTAATTCAGagcatttccctttccttcttacCACTTACAGTTATTTATTGTCCTGCTTATACTGTTTTGAGGTCTCCCATACAAAGAGCCAGGCAGCAATACTGAAGTCAGAAATGGGATGAAGTCAGCAAAGTTATGATTTATGGAGCTAGTGGCTTTTTTACTGCCTAAACACTGGCACAAACTTGCAGTCATGCTGACATGAGGGTTTTTCCAAATATACAGTAACGtgacaaagcacagcagcagcctgaactTTCCACAAGCCGCCTGCTATGCATCTCCTGCCCAGAAAATGCTGAGGATCCCTGACAGCCTAATGCCAGTGCTGCATTCATAAAAAAGGTCCCAAACATGCAAATGTTGGGACCCTCCCAACCCAGGCATATCCTAGCTGTACACCCATACTGGACAACTCAAGCATTTTGCTTCCACTGTTGATCTGATGTGGGTCATTTTTCTGTAGCTTGTTTCTGCTGCTATGGACTTCACTGCAGCTCTTGGAAAAATAGTAAATCCCTGCCATGTGttacaagaaaagaaaacacaagccTTGAACAGTTTATGTTTGGCACTAACAGTAGATGCCTGCTCAAGAGTGCTTCAGAGCAAGCAGGCACCCATTTATGGCAGGCAGTATCTACCAGGTTGCCTGACCAGGCTGGGCTCAGGAAGCAGGGTCGAGTTATCTGGTATTTTCAGAAAACAGATTCCCATCTGAGCCATGCCACTGCCATGAAATAATCTCCCACGAGTCTCAGAGTTGctccagagagctgtgctgtctTTTGTCAATATTTCATTGAGTCTCATTTGCATTTAGTGTTTGTAGAAGGGCAAAGCTACAGAGTCCCTGCAAacctgccagggatggggcagaagTAAGAGTAGAGTAGGCTTAGAATAGGAACGTGAAGAGAGAACAATAAGTTCATACTGCTGCATCATAACACTAAAATAGAAGCATGATGGTAAGAACAAATCAGAGTAGGCCATGGTGGGAAGCCCAGATTGGAGGGAATTTTAAGTcccttggagctgctgggctttcTGCAAGTCAGGACTAAGCACCAAGAAACGGTGACTTGGTCTTTTAAAACACTCACACACAAAATTGATGGCTGGACAAAATATTCTTACCCAGAGACACCAGTCATTAGCATTTAAGAGACACTAAATCTAAGGACCATTTGATGCAGCTTGTCCCAAACATTCCTTCCCACAGACTTGACTTCTCCCACTGCGTCTTTTGTGCTACCCCAACTTCCTACCCATGTTCACCTCACTTCCACCAACCCTACAGAAGCCTCCCACAGATCTGCTACCATGCAAGTATTCAGTTATAtaaaataacaattaaaaaaaaaattactattaGGCAGAGCCACCACAACAGGGAATCATTACAGGCTTTTTGCATTTTCATCAAAATtgcatgtatttttttctgcttggaaGGCTATGATCCAAGGATAAGCCAGCTTCCATCCCAGGCTTTAATTCAAGGTAATAGGGTTTGTCAACAAGCAAAACTTTCCTTGATGCCCTGAATgatgggagctgaggctgtcaCCTGGCAAACACACAGGCTCACATAATGCCCACTGGAGTGACATTAACAGCAGCTTTGTCATTTGGATGCTTTTTCTGCATacagtcacatcctgggctgcatcaaaagaagtacaaccagcagatccagagaggtgattctgccactctgttcTGGTAATACTGCACCTGGAGTACCacatccagctctgaagcccttgatgcaggaaggacataggcctgatggagtgggtccagaagagggccatgaaaatgatcagggggttggagcacctctgctacaaggacaggctgagggagctggggttgttcagcctggagaggagaaggctctggggagacctaattgccaccttccagtacctgaaggggtcctgcaagaaggctggagagggactggttcacaaaggcctgcagtgataggatgaggggcaatggttctaaattagagaagagcagatttagattggatgttaggagaaaattctttataacgagggtggttgagcactggaacaggttgcccagagagacagttggggccccatctctggagatattcaaggtgaagctcagtggggctctgggcaacctgatctagctgaggatgtccctgctcactgcagaggggttggactagatgacctttagaatTCCCTTCCTacccaggtgattctatgattcatctaCAAAAGCCTGGCAGGTGGCAAACTTGCTTCTTACATTTTTTTGACTACTATAACATCAGCTCAATCCCACAGCTTTTtcaaaaaaaggcaaggaaaaatGGTCTGGTTACACAAGCATCTGTGATGCCACATTGACATCATTTCCCCGGGGAAGCAGATGGTGACTGTGGAGAGGCCACTTcagactccagcactgctctttcCAGGAGCCTGTGTTTACAGTTCAGCTACATATCCCAGCTGAAACAGGCAGACTGAATTCCCATTTCATTCATCCTTGTGTTGTCTTGCAGGCAGTGTGCAGGACAAATGGTTTCTACGCCATCAACGTGCCCAGCTGGTTCAGCCTACACAAGGTGGTGCAGCCCCTGGTGAAGCGGGTGTGTGACACCGAGCGGCTGGTGTGCAGCAAGACGTGCCTCAACTCCGCCGACATCGGCTTCGTCATCGACGGCTCCAGCAGCGTTGGCACCGGCAACTTCCGCACTGTCCTCCAGTTTGTAGCCAACATCAGCAAGGAGTTTGAGATTTCGGACACTGACACCCGCATCGGAGCTGTTCAGTACACCTATGAGCAAAGGCTCGAGTTCAGCTTTGACAAGTACAGCACAAAGCAGGATGTGCTGAGCGCTATTAAAAGGATCAGTTACTGGAGCGGTGGGACCAGCACCGGAGCAGCAATCAGCTACGCCTCAGAGCAGCTGTTTAGCaaatccaaacccaacaaaagaaAGATCATGATTCTCATTACAGATGGCAGGTCTTACGATGATGTCAGAATGCCAGCCATGGCAGCTCACCAAAACGGTAAGCTCTTCTATTGCTCTCTGCTTCCCTACATGCCTCAGCTTTTACCCAGCTCAGAGAAATGCAGTTTGCCGCAATTTGAAGGCACTGGATAAAACTTTAGGAAGGAAGAGTAGCACCTCACGCTGGGGCTCTCACTGCAGTCTAACAAGACAAGCACCTGCTAAACAGCTGAATAAGGACCTtaacattttaaatattttttttaaagatcacATAAATCTAGCAAAATGCAGCTATGTCTAGGAGATCTCAGGGGATTTCTACTGTCTTAGTAACACATGAAGCCTCCTTTGGCTTTCCAGTCAAGATAGTCATACATCTTCCAACATaactatagaatcataaaattgttagggttggaagggacctcaaggatcatctagttccaacccccctgccatgggcagggacacctcacactagatcaggttgctcagagccacatccagcctggccttaaaaacctccagggatggggcttctactacctccctggacaacctgttccagtgtctcaccagcctcatggtgaagaacttcatcctaacatccaatctgcatctaCCCATAGATGGGAAGATACTTGCATTGAAACAAGAACTTGTGGTTCAGACCTAGAGCAGAAGCTTTACTGTTGTTTTGCTCTTGGCAAAAGGTATTTCCAAAGCACAAACTAGACCTTCCCTTCAACTTCAGAATATCATTTTTATACAGAGAGAGCACACTGTAACTCATAGCTCCTATTTTTGTGGCCTGGCAACTACATTTGCAGTACTGACCTCAAATCAAATTTAATGCAATGACAACCTTTATGCTCCTTCTAAACTCTAAGTTTCTTTCCAGGAGTTATAACTTACTCTGTTGGCGTTGCTTGGGCAGCCCAAGATGAACTGGAAGCCATCGCGACAGACCCGGATAAGGAGCACTCCTTTTTCGTGGATGACTTTGACAACCTCTACCGCTTTGTTAATCAGCTCATCCAAAATATTTGCATAGAATTTAATTCCCAGCCTCGAAACTGATGGACTTGAGCAAGGTGGGAGCCTCAGGTGCCATGCTGATGGCATGCCAAGTGCCACAGGAGTAATGCcagccctcagttcaagaaataTTGgaggtgttttttcttttccagtcagCAAGATTGATAGCAGCTCTGTCCCTATGCAGATAACATTTGCAGACTGACGActttcctatttttttctgttcctttttgtttcttttttctttttttttttctctttagaaCCTCTGAGTTGAATGGATAGTGAAGAGGGCACTAAACAGGGAGGAAATAAATAACTCAAGCTGTTTTAAAAGCTGCTTCCGGTATAGAGTCTCAGCTTGCCTGATTCCCACCTTTTGGTACAAAAGCTCCTTAAAATGCATCATCTGCTTCCTTGAGTGGCCaaatcctttcagggagcaaCCACGCTGCTCAGCTGCCGTGGCAGAAGCATTTCCAAGTGGCACTACCCACCAGACAACATTCAGGTCAGGGCTGAAATACCAGGCATTTTTGATGGGTCACAACTGAAAGTTGAGTACCTTCTTAAAAGGAGGCACTCTCAGCATATAGCTGTCTTGCCAGCAAGTTGAACTTCAGTTAGTGTAAACTCAAGCACTGAGATTGATCCAAACCTAAAAGATGGAAAATAAGTGAGAGGAAAGCCATTTTTCAACCCCAACAAAGCCCAAATTCCACAAAGCAGCCAACACACAGGAACTGGAATCTAGACTTGTAGAGCACTGCATTAATAATTGATTTTGACAAGTGTCTTTTCCCCTTAGCTTTCTTGCTCAAGTCTTGTGCAGCTCaaggcctgcagagctgcttggacAGAGGAGACTCCGAGGAAGAAGATGGATTTTCAAATATTGTGAAAAGCATTTGTGACCCTGTGCCCAAACATTAAACCACAGCTCATAACAGTTTATAGCAGTCTAAGGTGAAGAGAGCTATTCAAGAGCCATTAATGTGATTTAAGAAGGAATTACCTGACATCCTCTATTATACACTGGGAAAAGTAGCATTTTGAGCATTTACAGACATCCTCTCCCAAATCTAGGATTTAATTCTGGTTTATGGATTGATTTTGAAATGAACCTACTACATCCCTGGATTATTCAAAACACAGAGTTATTACTTCAGTGAAGAACTAGCCATACCATTATTTAGTAGGGGAGGAATGACACAGTAAGAGGGCCAAAAGAATTGCGATTTAATTAGGAAGCAGCAGTTACTGGTTACATTTCCATCCAGCATAGtttaagaaaacattttgaTTAAGCAAAGTAATGAAAGGAAAGGGATGCAGTTTCAGAGCCAACAAAACAAGCTCCTTTTCAGGCATCTTATAGCAAAGCCATGATGTGTCAGGCTGGTAGAACTAACAGGAAATGGGAAGAAATTAACACTCAGATTCCACATCATACTCACAAACTAGGCTTTTAAAGCACTTACAGTTCTAATAAACATGACCAGGATGTTTATTAGTCACACACAAATGTTCATTGAAGTAAATTACTATACGGAAAATTCCTTTCTACCAGCAAAAGTATCACAATCTTTTAAACCATTATGTTTGGAACTATGACTGAATTAGCTCAAGAATTACCACATAAGTAAGTATAATGTGAACtaataagaatcatagaatcagtcagggttggaagggaccacaaggatcagctagttccctgccatgggcagggacacctcacactagatcaggctggccagagcctcatccagcctggtcttaaaaacctccagggatggggcctcaaccacctccctggacaacccattccagggcttcaccactctcatggtgaagaacttcctcctcacatccagcctgaatctccccacctccagcttcattccattccccctagtcctatcactacctgagatcctaagaagtccctccccagtcttcttgTAAGcctctttcagatactggaaggccacaataaggacacctcggagccttcttttcaacagactgaacagccccaactctttcagtctgtccttataggagaggtgctccagccctctgatcatcatggcccttctctggacatgttccaacacatccatatccctcttgtaataggggctccagaactggatgcagtactccaggtggggtctcaccagagctgagtagagggggaggatcacctcccttaacctgctggccacacttctcttgatgcagcccaagatctgattggctttctgggctgcaagtgcacattgagagttcatgttgagcttcttgtccaccagtgGCAGCTTCCTCCTGATCTCCATGGTGTGGTAACATCACCCAAGCTGAGGTCCCCTCAAGAGGTTAATGAAACCAATCCCAGATGAAACAGCATTGCCCTGGTTTTACAGCAACAAGGTTCAGATCTTCCTCTTAGAATACACA includes:
- the VIT gene encoding vitrin, which codes for MKAAVIATFFGLFLICTYAAKDVTKKAKKAKLYVPQIDCDVKAGKIINPEFIAKCPPGCQDVKYRVYGTDIYASFSSVCNAAIHSGVIDNAGGKILVQKVAGHSGYRGSFSNGVRSLSLPRWRESFLVSEGKPRKGVTYPSTLEYSSSKSTVVKSEPKKPEQDLKATKTADASEKASEQGDAVHTEHQTSPVVKPATQVAITTPTPTTTTMDAYTREPTTTPATTKTTIAAAAKPRPGLHRVRDIGSSSVHPAYSSVVAAASRQVQTVQGREQNTAFRGTSTFASNRNILRPNTDHAGIQRQEPVATFQRAAGSPAHLAMETDLWKPGLSFFDTGFSSKEELNLKPLESISQGNPNCKIDLSFLIDGSWSIGKRRFQLQKQFLSNIVQALGIGSVGPLMGVVQYGNDPSTEFNLQTYTNSKDLRDAIEKIPQKGGLSNVGKALSFVNKNFFLDANGNRRGAPNVVVVMVDGWPTDRVEEASRLARESGINIFFVTIEAAAESEKQNVIEPKFVDKAVCRTNGFYAINVPSWFSLHKVVQPLVKRVCDTERLVCSKTCLNSADIGFVIDGSSSVGTGNFRTVLQFVANISKEFEISDTDTRIGAVQYTYEQRLEFSFDKYSTKQDVLSAIKRISYWSGGTSTGAAISYASEQLFSKSKPNKRKIMILITDGRSYDDVRMPAMAAHQNGVITYSVGVAWAAQDELEAIATDPDKEHSFFVDDFDNLYRFVNQLIQNICIEFNSQPRN